The Caldicellulosiruptor acetigenus DNA window GTTGATATGACATCAACAAAGCCAGTTGACAACTTGTTAACATACTTTGGTCAGCTTGTTGACGAGATGGAAAAGATTTTGAAAAAGCAAGGAAAGATATAGGGTAGAAAAAGAAAAAAGATAAAGATTCAAAAGGGACTGCTCGTAAAGAAGAGGAGTGGTCCCTTTTTTTTAGTTTTAAATAAAAGAGATGCAGTTTCCAAATATTCTTCTTGACCCAGAAAGAAAAATCTGTTATTATATAATTGAAAATGATTTTCAATTAACACAAAATATCAATTACAAATTATTTTCAAAAAACCAAAGAGTTTTATGTTAAATGTCATGAGAGGTGATCAGCTTTGACGCTGGATATGATTTCAAAAGACCAGGAAGTTATAATAAAGAGCATAAAAAGCAAAACCGCACGTGTGTATGCTTTGAGATTTGGTATAAATGAAGGAAGCAAAGTAAAATGTGTAGCTAAAATAAATAATGGTCCTATTATTCTCAGGAAAAATCACCAAGAGATTGCAATAGGAAACGGTCTTGCTAAGCAAATTGAAGTCGAGACTCAAAAGTAGAAAGGGGCTTGATGCATTTGAACTGTCACTGTGTACAAGAGATGCTAAATATTCCAGATGACAAAGAGGTAATAGCACTTGTTGGGAATCCTAATGTTGGGAAGTCAGTTATTTTCAATAAACTGACAGGAAGATATGTAGAAGTTTCAAACTATCCCGGCACAACTGTAGATGTTAATTATGGTTTTTACAAGGATTATGTTATTGTCGACACACCGGGCGTTTATGGAATTTCTTCTTTCAATGATGAAGAGATTGTAACGCGTGATATTGTGCTAAGTACTCAGAAGATTATAAATGTAGTCGACAGTGTGCATCTTGACAGAGATTTATTTTTAACACAGCAGCTTATTGATTACCAAAAAGAAGTCATAGTTGTACTTAACATGGTTGACGAGGTTGAGAAAAATAATATCAAAATTGACATAGAAAAGCTAAAAGAAATCCTTGGTGTTGAAGTGATAGCCACATCGGCAAGCAAAGGACTTGGTATTGACAAATTAAAAGAGGCTATAGATAAAAATCTTTTTAAAAAAGGTAGAATCACTGCTAATTTAGAAAAGATTTTAGAATCTGAAGGAAAGAAATTTTCTTGTGAAACCCTTGTTGAAGCTGAAAATGTATTCAGTTCATCAGTATCTGAACTTCAAGAAAAAATATACGCTTTGAGGCGCACTTATGTAGATGAGATATTCAATAAAACTGTCAAGTTTGATACCAAGAAGCTTGAGTTTAAAAACAAATTAAGTCAAGTTCTCATAAATCCTGTCACAGGAATTCCTATTTTATTTGCCACTTTGTATATTATGTATTATTTTATGGGAGTGCTTGTTGCACAAAGACTGGTTGACTTTACTATGAATACAGTAATGGGAGAGTATTACCTTGGCTTCATAAAAGGGATTGTAGAAAAGTTTGTTTCAAATGCATTTTTAGAAAAGATTATTGTTGGCAATTATGGAATACTTTCTATGTTTCCAATCATCTTTTTGGGATTGCTATTTCCCCTTGTTGTAGCCTTCCACCTTTTTATGAGTATATTAGAAGACAGTGGTTATCTTCCCAGAATTGCAACGCTTGTTGACAGAGTGTTCAATAAAATAGGTTTAAATGGAAGAGCGATAATTCCTATAATTTTAGGTTTTGGCTGTGTCACAATGGCA harbors:
- the feoB gene encoding ferrous iron transport protein B — protein: MHLNCHCVQEMLNIPDDKEVIALVGNPNVGKSVIFNKLTGRYVEVSNYPGTTVDVNYGFYKDYVIVDTPGVYGISSFNDEEIVTRDIVLSTQKIINVVDSVHLDRDLFLTQQLIDYQKEVIVVLNMVDEVEKNNIKIDIEKLKEILGVEVIATSASKGLGIDKLKEAIDKNLFKKGRITANLEKILESEGKKFSCETLVEAENVFSSSVSELQEKIYALRRTYVDEIFNKTVKFDTKKLEFKNKLSQVLINPVTGIPILFATLYIMYYFMGVLVAQRLVDFTMNTVMGEYYLGFIKGIVEKFVSNAFLEKIIVGNYGILSMFPIIFLGLLFPLVVAFHLFMSILEDSGYLPRIATLVDRVFNKIGLNGRAIIPIILGFGCVTMATMTTRILGSKRERLITMFLLGLTIPCSAQLGIISGLISRLGFWYLVAYILIIGFIFGLVGRILNKIIKGESTSLLIDLPTLRIPQPSNVLKKTYYKSKGFLVEAFPIFVAATLVLGFLDATNFLHAIENFAQPLITGFLKLPKQITEVFILSIIRRDYGAAGLVTIPTTKGQMFVALVTTTLFVPCITSFAMMTKENGLKYSVFVWISSAVIAILVGGILANIML
- a CDS encoding FeoA family protein, coding for MTLDMISKDQEVIIKSIKSKTARVYALRFGINEGSKVKCVAKINNGPIILRKNHQEIAIGNGLAKQIEVETQK